The nucleotide sequence TTCAGTACAACGCCGATGTCGATTTTAACAAGGTCGCCGCTCCGGATCTTTTTTTTCTTTGAGGGAATGCCGTGGACGACCTCGTCATTTATGGATATGCAGGATGCCGCGCTATAGCCCGGCACCGTTTTGAAGGCGGCCCTGCCCTTGCGCTTGACGATCATGGAATCGATCATCAGGTCGGTTTCCCAGGTGGACAGGCCTGCCAGGGAGGAGCTTGACAGCTTTGCGAATATTTCGGCGATGATGACGCCGGCGTCCCGTATTCGTTTGATATCGTCAGGAGACTTGATCCGTATGCGCTTGTTCCTCATGATCCTCGATCAGCTTCTGGCGCCCGGCAAGGGCCGGGACAGGCGCCGGCATTCCATCGGGTTACGCCTCGGCCGCCTGTGGCGCTTCGGGCTTGCCTTTTTCCTTCGTCCTTTCGGTGAGGCCGGCCGCGACCTTTATCTTATTCTCGATATCCTGCGCCACGGCGGGATTGTCCAGGAAGTATTTCTTCGCATTCTCGCGGCCCTGGCCGATGCGCTCTTCTCCGTAGGAGAACCAGGTCCCCGATTTCTTAACGATTTCGTAGCGGACGCCGAGGTCCAGGATGTCGCCCACCCGGGAGATGCCGGAATCGTACATGATATCGAACTCCGCCTGCCGGAAGGGAGGGGCCACCTTGTTCTTCACAACCTTGACGCGGACCCTGTTCCCGATGGCCTCCTCGCCGGACTTCAGGGTCTCGATCTTGCGGATGTCGAGGCGCACGGAGGAGTAGAACTTGAGGGCGTTGCCGCCGGTGGTCGTTTCGGGAGAGCCGAACATGACGCCGATCTTCATGCGGATCTGGTTGATGAAGATGACGCAGGTCTTGGACTTGGCTATTACGGCGGTGAGCTTGCGCAGGGCCTGGCTCATGAGGCGCGCCTGCAGGCCCATGTGGGAATCGCCCATGTCGCCGTCGATTTCCGCTTTCGGCACCAGGGCCGCCACGGAGTCAATGACTATGATGTCCACCGCGCCGGAGCGCACCAGGGCCTCCACGATCTCCAGGGCCTCCTCGCCGGTGTCCGGCTGGGAGACCAGGAGCTCCTCGGTCTTCACGCCGAGCTTCGACGCGTAGGTCGGGTCAAGGGCGTGCTCCGCGTCGATGAAGGCAGCGACGCCGCCGATCTTCTGGGCCTCGGCCACGATATGAAGGGTGAGCGTGGTCTTGCCCGACGATTCCGGTCCGTATATCTCCACGACCCTTCCCCGGGGAACGCCGCCGATGCCGAGGGCGATGTCCAGCTCGAGGGAGCCGCTCGAGATCGCCTCTATCTGGACGACCTTGTCCTCGTCGCCGAGGCGCATGATGGATCCCTTGCCGAACTGCTTTTCTATCTGCATGATCGCCGATTCAAGGGCCTGGGCCTTCTGCGTGTTTTCTTTCTGATTCATTTCTTTCGGTTCAGCCATATGATTACCTCGAATTCAATTATAATATATGATAGGGACCGGTTGCATGACCATTGATAATTACCGCACGCCGCCGGGGCGGCCCTCAATAATTTCAGGTTTCGCAACGGGTCTAATGAGTATACGAATATGCCGTGGCCATATTAAAGCTTATGTCTCATATTTTTGTAAAGTAGAAAAAAAATTTCACCGGCATCAATGGGGAGATACGATATCGCCGGGATTATGTCAAGTAAAAAATACTATATTTTTGTTAAGTATCATGATAACCGCACAATTTTTGGGGTCGGGCTATCCCGCTCGTCCGCCTCGTATAAGCAGAGCCAAATGCGACCTCCTGTCGCGGCTCTGCACTCGGACCTCCTGTCCAGCGCACCAGTTGACCCGGTAGAATCGGCGACATCATCCAAAATACTGGTCGCATATTACTGCCAGGATGGCAGGAATGCCGCGAAGGGCACGGATGCCCGTGAGCGGCCTCGCTGGGATAGCCACGACCCCTGGTAAAAATTGTTACTAATAACAGTATTTCACCGGCGAAGATCCTTTGAGATGGAAAGGGCCGCTT is from Spirochaetota bacterium and encodes:
- the recA gene encoding recombinase RecA, which codes for MAEPKEMNQKENTQKAQALESAIMQIEKQFGKGSIMRLGDEDKVVQIEAISSGSLELDIALGIGGVPRGRVVEIYGPESSGKTTLTLHIVAEAQKIGGVAAFIDAEHALDPTYASKLGVKTEELLVSQPDTGEEALEIVEALVRSGAVDIIVIDSVAALVPKAEIDGDMGDSHMGLQARLMSQALRKLTAVIAKSKTCVIFINQIRMKIGVMFGSPETTTGGNALKFYSSVRLDIRKIETLKSGEEAIGNRVRVKVVKNKVAPPFRQAEFDIMYDSGISRVGDILDLGVRYEIVKKSGTWFSYGEERIGQGRENAKKYFLDNPAVAQDIENKIKVAAGLTERTKEKGKPEAPQAAEA